The genomic DNA GCTGGAGAAGGACCTCGACACCATCGGGACCAACCGGGACCATTATGTCGTGAACATCCACGTCGAAGACCACCAAGACTTCATCGCGGCCATGTACCTGGAGGCAGAAGACCTTGGAGACGATTGACGAACTGACGGCGTTCCTGACGACTGCGACCGTAGACGGTATCCTTGGGCGTCTCCTCTATCGTGGCGCGGCCTGGTCGCTCATGCGGGCAGAGGGCAAACTGCCGCCCAATGCGCCGCCCCTTGGGGGGGCAATTGACACTGATCTCGCCGAACACGGCTTTGCCCTGCTCCGAGGCGCGATGGCCCTGCGTGCTCAAGCTGGTGCTTCGGAGCTGACCAGCAAGGCTTTCGAGCGTGCTGCCAATGCGTTTGAAGCCCTAGTGCGCAACGCTGACCCCGAGGCGCCTGATCGCGGGTTCCGCCGTACCATAGCCGCCTGTGCGTACCATCTGGCCGGCTTCTCGGCCGTCGCCTATTCGCTCTTCAACGAGACGGCAGGCGACCTCAACACATCGCCGGGCGAAAAGGCGATCCGCCATCTGATCCTGCGAGATCTTGACCAGTTGCGTGGCTTCGTTCGCGGATGGCTGGACGACGAGGCTCATGGTGACGAGCAGATCGCTCAAGCCTTGCGGGGCGAAGAACCCGACGTTGACGAGGTGCTGTCGACCATCCTCAATACGACGATCTGTCGGGCCCTGCTGTTCTTCGATTTCGCGCTTGAGACGGGCGAATACCAGCCGATTGAAAGCGCACGGGCTTTGCTTGCCACGGCAGTTAGCCTGGCAGACAACGCTGGGAATGTTCCGCTGTGGTGGATTTCGAACCTCTGCCGCCACCTAATCGACGATCTGTGGCAGCACTCGTTGCACCAGAACCTGCCGACCGAGCCGCCCAAAGGCACAGAGGAAACATATCCGGACCTGCGGCGACTGTTCATTTCTTCGCTCTATGCTCGCAAGACTTCGGAGGTGGAGCTATGGCCGTCACAACGTGAAGCCGCCCGACGTTCCACGGACGTCACGGACGATTTAGTCGTTGCCCTACCAACTAGCGCGGGAAAGACTCGGGTGGCTGAGATCGCCGCCCTGATGACCCTGTCCTACGCACGACGGGTGCTGATCGTCACGCCGCTGCGCGCCTTATCGGCTCAGGCCGAGAGGTCCTTCAGAAAGACCTTTGCGCCTCTCGGCTTCAAGGTCTCCTCGCTCTACGGCGCCAGCGGCCTTTCGGCCGGTGATGAAGACGCTCTACGCATCTGCGAGATCATAATTGCGACGCCCGAAAAGCTCGACTTCGCACTAAGAAGTGATCCGTCACTGATCGACAATGTAGGGCTTATCGTCCTCGATGAAGGGCACATGATCGGTCCGAGTGAGCGCGAAATCCGCTACGAGACTCTGGTGCAGCGTTTACTTCGGCGTTCAGACGCGGCCGAACGCCGGATCGTCTGTCTTTCCGCAATCTTGCCGAGCGGCGACGAACTCGACGACCTCACGGCCTGGATTCGTGCCGACGAACCAGGTGAACCGGTGCGTTCTGGCTGGCGTCCCACGCGACAGCGGTTTGGTGCGCTCACTTGGCGCGGCAAGGACGCGCTCCTACAGTTCGACCTCGACGACGATGGTCCTTTTCTCGACAGGTTCGTTGTGGAGAAACCAGCGCTAGGGACGGAGCGGAAGCCTTATCCACGGGCGAACTCCCATCTAGCTTTGTTCGCAGCATGGGAGTTCGCGAGGCAGGGCAAGCGCACCCTGATTTTCTCCACCCAGGCGAACTGGGTCGAGGGGTATGGCAAACAGGTCGTGGATCTTTGTAAACGCGGTTATCTGGACTCGTTGCTAGATGACAAGATGTCGATCGCCCGCGCTCTGGAGGTCGGCAAGGAATGGCTAGGCGAGGATCATCCCGCTGTGGCTAGCCTGAAGGCGGGCGTCGCAATCCACCATGGCCGACTCCCGAGCCCGTTCCTGCGTGAGCTGGAGATTCTTCTGTCCGAGGGCGTGCTGAAGGTGATCGTCGCCTCGCCCACGCTCTCGCAGGGTCTCAACCTCAACGCCGCTGTCCTGCTGGTGCCCGCGCTCCATCGGTCGAGCAAGAAGATCAAAGGCGAGGAGTTCGCTAACGTTGCTGGCCGTGCGGGTCGTGCGTTCGTCGACGTCGAGGGGCTGATCGTCCATGTTATGTTCGACAAGATTAGATGGCGCAAGAAAGAATGGAGGGGGCTGGTCGCCTCCGCCAAGGCTCGCACGCTAAAAAGCGGTCTTATCCAGATCGTTGCTGAGATTCTTAACCGTCTGACGCGCGAGGGTGTTCTGGATCGAGAGGACGCTTGGGAATATCTCGCCAATTCCCGCGAAGCCTGGCGATCGCCTGACGAAGAAGCTGTGGTGGCTGATCGTCTGACTCCTGCCGTGGAATACAGTGCGGAAGACGATGCCGAAGAAGGCAGTAGCGGCGACGAAGAGGATAGCATCGACGAAAGGCCTCTGTCCCATCTCGTCGAACGCCTCGATTCAACCGTGTTTGGTCTGATCGAAGCATTGGATGCTGATCGAGCTGACCTACCGAAGCTCTTGGACGAAGCACTTAAGGGATCGCTCTGGGCTCGTCAGATCGCCCGTGAAGAAGAGGATGTCGCCCCTCTGCACAGAAAGGTGCTCGGCGCACGCGCCGACCTCATCTGGAGGACGACCATAGCGCAAGCACGGCGCGGACATTTCGCTATGGGAGTCGGGCTAGAAGCTGGCCTAACCATCGACGCCATGGCCGACGAGTTGGCCGAACTTGTCGACCGGGCCGACGCCGCCGCGCTGGGCGGTGACGTCGACGAACTCGCCCACGCGCTTAGCAGTCTCGGCGAACGCCTTCTATTTATGCGGCCATTCATCCCCGACAAGGCGAACGCGTTGCCGGAAAATTGGAAGGCTATCCTTCGCAGTTGGGTGTCCGGGGAGGAAGTCTCCAAAATCGGACAGCAGAACATGCGGTCAGTCGAAGAGTCCTTCACCTATCGCTTAGTCTGGGCGCTGGAAGCCGTTCGCACCCGTAGAATGTCCCTTGGTTGGTCGCCGGAAACGGTGGCGGGCGGCGCAGCGGCTGCGATCGAAACCGGCGTCCCGCAGTTCATGATGGCGATGCTGATCCGCGCGGGCCTTCCGTCAAGGCGGGCGGCTATGGCGGCGATCGAGAATGCGAAGCCTGTCTTCGTCACGCCTGCGGAGATGCGGGCGTGGCTCGAGTCCGACGAGATCACAGCCTACACCGACGCTGGCGGGTGGCCCACGGCCGACACCGCCGCACTATGGGCACGATTCCGAACCGAAGCCCTCAACGTCGGCATTCAGAAATGGTCAGTCGAACACTACAAGCGGTTGCTCGACGCTGAGGCCCCCCCGCCCTCCGGCCTCTACCGCATCGTCACCGACGAGGGTGATGGACGGACTTGGCTCACAACCCCCGACTACCAACCGGTCGCAGCATTCAAGAAGCCAGCTGTCGACCCTAAACCCAGCCTCTTCTCGGGCCGGCTGCCAGAAAAGGGTAGGCTCGTGGAAGCCTTGCGCGTCGGCCGCGGAAAACTGAGCTGGCCGCGCGCCGATCCGTAAATGGGAAACGCAAGAATGAAAGTGTGAGGTTGTGGCCTGACTGTGCATCTTGTTGAGCAGGGAGAATAAAGTAATCAGGCTGCTGTGTCTCTAAGAACCGGTGATAAATGGTCGATAGGGCGCAACTCACTGGACTACCCTCGATTATGAAGTACTGCTCACGATCATTGAAGGTGTGGTGAGCGTGTAGAAAATGGCAGACTCGGTTCTTATTTGGATCCGCCTAAGCATTGTTACGCGCCCGAGGAAGGAGATAGTACATGGAGGCAGGCGACGAAGACTTAGACCCACAGCTTGTGCGCGGTTGGTTCGACACATTCTTGGAACATCGCTGCATTTGCCAGTACTGCGGATTCGACGGTAGCTGAACGCCAGAAGATTGGGTACAGCTTCAAGGCGACCATCTCATTCCTCGCAACATTGCGGGGGAGCATGCCGAGGCCCCTTTGAACCGAGTCACCTCTTGTTACTATTGCAATAGCCGCAAGCGTCGCTACGATTCCGCGCATGGACATTTTACGAAAATACCAAGCCGAGAAGTCCAGCGAGAACTAATTCAAGATGCTCGAAAAGAGATCCAGCGGCGGAAGGCTGATATTTGGAAGTATGGCGGTGGCCTCGAGCAGAGTTACAGGTTCATGATGCAGCGTCTTCGTCCATGAAAAGTTGTACCAAATATGTGGCCAACAGGCGCTTTCAGGTGACGCACTCGAGCTCGTGCGCGGCTGAAAGCGTGGCGATTTATTCGCAAAGGGTGATACTGGGAGGTAGGGATCAGTGGCGACCTATCAGCGCTCATCGTCTCTTCTAGACTTCTTTCCTCCTGCTCTGTATCTTCTCCGGAATCACCATTCTGGAGAATCTACAAATGACTCAACCAGCCTATCCCCGCAGTCCCAAAGTCCTCCTCGGAGGCATCGCCCACTTGGGCCGGTTTATCGACAAGGTTCGCTTGCGGCATGCAGGCAAGATTCAGGACTATAACTACATCACGGTCGGGTTCGATAAGTACCTGATCGACTTTCTGCAGATCGACCCGAAAGCCTTCGAGCAGCAGGTGTTGGCTGGTGGAAGCGATGAGTCGTTACTGGCTTGGGTCAAGACTCACGGCCGTAAGCATTCGGAACAAGAAATTGCCGAGTGGTCGAAGGGCATCCTCACCGGTGGCCCCAAAGACGACGCGGCCAGGCAGCGGTATCAGGGCCGCCTGCAGGACATCGCCACAAAGCGAGGCGTACCGGTGACCGCGCTCCCTCCCGCAACCACCTGGGTCCATGCGATCGAGCTGGACGAAGGCCGGATGTAAGATTGCGGCCGAGGCGCGTGGCGAGTTGCTATCGCACCTCGGTCCATCCGGTTGATTGCGACTTGAAGATGACGGTGCGGGACGAGGTGCGGACGACCATGCCGTTTTGACTGCCGTCGACGGACAGCACCCGCTCATCCGGCGTCCAGGCGATGTTAAAAAAACCGCCGGTGTAGGTCGAAAATCCCAGCGCGCGTTCACTGGTGATGGCGACGGCCACATGCCCGTGACCCCGCAGCTGGACAACTTTTTCGTTTGGCCCAAGTGACAGCTCCGTCCAGTGCCCCCGCGTTTCTTGAAATCCGTACACCTGTTGATTGCTGTGGGCAAGAATCAGAAACGGCAGCAGTTGATGTCGTACGATCCGCTCCTCGACTCCCAGCGACACTTCACGCCATTGCCGCAGGCCGGCAGAAAATCCTAGCAGTCGATTCGACGTCTGCACGAACCCTGTGTGTCCGCGCGCGCCTGACGTGACGACGGATTCCCCCGGTTGCAGTGACTCTTCAACTCCGCCACCCACGGCCGACCAGGCAATGACCTTATCGGCGGTCGGCGTGACGGTCACTTGCCCACCTCCGCCCCGGCTCTGCGAGAGAGTAGGCATCAGCAGCAAGCCGGCGATGGAGACCATGATCATGGCCGGCATGAGAGCGATCGATCGACGCATGGATGTTCTCCCTGCGTCCCAACCTACCACAGCTCTCCCTGAAGGCGAAGGTTGAATCATTCGGTCCGTTCGCGTTGTGTCAGATCAGTACAGTGAGGGTAGGTTGCTTCATGGTGCGGTCATGGTAGAAATGGTCGTCCCTCACAGGCAGAAAAGAGGTGGTCAGGTGAGATCCCGGTGGGTCATCCTCTCATGGTCCCTGGCGCTTGGCGCTGGACTGCCGCTACTCGGTGTCTGGTGGGCTGGTAGGCCCATCGCGTCTTATCTCGAATTTCCACCGACGACGCGGTTCGTTGCCCACGAGCCCTTTTCCTGGCCGATCTTTACTGGAATGGCCGCGATGATCATCGGGCTACTGACCCCGTTTTGGTCGTACGTTTTGCGGATGCAACGATCTGACTTCCCAGCAACGGCCGATCCGAGCCACGTTTCACGTGTTACGTTTCACGAACGACGCGCATCCATGGGCCGCTTCCCCTGGTGGGGATGGCTCGCGCTGTTCTGGAGCTCGGGCTGTTGGTTCCTGGCCTGGACCCGATTCGAGTGGATGCAGGCAGTGCAGGCCCATACGTTTGCCCCCCTCTGGATAGGTTACATCGTAGTGGTGAATGCGCTGACGTATCGTCGCACCGGCCGTTGCATGCTGCTGCACCGTCCGCGCTACGTTCTGTCTCTCTTTCCGCTCAGTGCCTGCTTCTGGTGGTTCTTCGAATATCTGAATCGCTTTGTTCAGAACTGGCACTACGTCGGTGGAGGAGAGTTAAGCGCGTGGGAGTATCTGGTGCGCGCGACGCTACCCTTCTCCACGGTGCTGCCCGCGGTACTTGGTACGGCAGAATGGTTGTCGTCATTTCCGAGGTTATCGGCAGGGCTGGATCGGTTTGTGACGTTCGAATTCAAGAACCATACGACGTGGGGGTGGGGGCTCTTGATCGGTTCGGCCGTCGGGCTTTTCGGAATTGGTCTGTGGCCTGACTATCTCTTCTCGCTGGTGTGGGTCGCGCCGCTGTTGCTGATCACGTCGCTGCAATTGATTCGGGATGAGCCGACGATCTGCAGCGGCACGGCGCAAGGCGATTGGAGAACCCTTTGGGCAGCGGCGCTTGCGGCGTTGATCTGCGGCTGGTTCTGGGAGATGTGGAACTTTTACAGCCTGGCCCGATGGGAATATGCGGTGCCGTTCGTGCAACGGTTCAAATTGTTTGAGATGCCGCTGCTCGGGTATGCCGGCTACCTGCCGTTCGGGCTGGAATGTCTGGCTGTGGCGGACTTGTGCTTGTCGAGAAAGTTTTCGGGAGTCGTGGCCTATTACGGTGCGGCTGAAGGCGGCACCGATTTGGCACAACGAAAGCCCACGGTGGCGGAGCGCTGATCGGCAGGTGCGCCGCTGCGGGTGGCGGTCCTGAGCATGATCGGCCGGCTTTTCCAGGACCCGCCGCGCAGGCTTTTGTACCGGCCGCTGGTCGGTCCGGGCGGATTGCGTTCCGGCATGTAGGCGTAATAATCGAAGCCGAACCAGTCGTTGACCCATTCGGCGACATTCCCCGCCATGTGGTGGACTCCGTAGTAACTTTTCCCCGCCTCGCCGCTGCTCACAGGCGCCAGAATCGGGATTTCATGCACGTGATGTTGCCCGAACATGGCGAGTGTACTGTCGGGGAGGGTGTCCCCCCAGGGGAAGCGATTTCCGTCCGGCCCGCGCGCGGCTTTCTCCCATTCCGCTTCGGTCGGCAGGCGTTTGCCCAATGAGCGGCACAGGCTGTCGGCTTCTTTCCAGGTCACGTATAAGGCGGGCCACTGGGCCAGCGTCTCATCGGTGACGGAGTGCACTGTGATCACGTGCCAGATCAGGTGCTGGAGGTCCTTTGAGGGATGCAGCTTGTGAGCGAATAGATAGGAGAGATATTCACCGAGGCTGATTTCGTCGCGGTCGATTTCGTAGGCATCCATCCAGACCCGGTGCTGTGGAAGTTCCGTATCGTCGAACTGTGTGCCCATCCCATAGGGATCGTCATCCACCCGGACGCTGCCTAGCAGGAACGGCCCTTCGGGAATTCGAATGGTAGGCGAACCGGTCGTGAGTTTGGCGATTGATGTCAGGTGCTTGGCCAGTTCAGCAGAAGGTGGAGGACTGGGGGCTCGGTTGGCAGCGGGGAAACTCGGGCTGGACCAGGCTGAGATGAGGAACAGGATTGCAAGGCCTACGTAGCGTGGAATGGAAGCCATTCCCGGTAAGACGGAACGTGCAGGCATTACAGTTTACTCGGCGAGGCGACGGCTTTTCCGATTTCGGCAATCAGCCGGCGTTCGATCTCCGCGGTTTCCTCCGCATCCACCGCCAGGATGCGACCGCCCTGCGCCAGGCGTTCAAAGTCGGCTTTGACGCTCAACCGAGTGACGTTGGACGGCAGGGCTTGGAGCGACACCACATACTGATTGCGCGAGCCTGAGGTTTCCAGCGAGGTCGGGGTGGTGACTTTGCGTTCGGTGACGTAGATCGTTTTCTGGTCGGTCTTGACGCTGACTTTCACGCGGTAGCCGTTGCGCGCCAGGGCTTCTTCGGCGGCTTTTCCGACTGCAACCAGCGGGCGCGGGAGGTCCTCGACCTGCGAGCCCTTCTCTTCGACGCGGATATTGTCCGTGGCCTGGGCCGCTTTTGCGGCCGTTCGCTGAATCTCTCCCGACAGCTTTTTCGACTCGGCCAGTTGGGAGTCGAGTTTGGTCCCGAGCGCCTTGGCTTCGGCCTGCAGCGCCTTTGCCTCGGCTTGAGCATGCTCCGCCTGCTTCTTGGCGTCACGTAATTCCTGGTTCAGCAGATCGATCTGTTGCTGCATGACCTTGTTGCCGTCCTGCAGCGAATTCATGACCGACTCCTGCTTCGCCAATTGCTTGCGGAGGCTTTCGTTTTCCTGGCGAAACGGCGACTCGTCCGGTGTGCATCCGACACACCACGATAGTACTGCGAGGCTGAAGAGAGCTGCGAGCGATCGCTGGGGAGGCTTGATCATAGTTTGGGTAAGACCATCAGACCAATACCAGAGTTTGGCCCCCCTTGTCCATCTTCATTCATGTTCCCGCCGGTTTGACCCATCACGAAACAAGCGGCTATTCTGTGGTCATGGCGTTCTGGTGCAAGGTGGTTTTGCTCGTCAGTCTGGCGCTGTGTCAACCAGCGACAGCCGTGGTGTTTGCCGCGGCAACGCCCGAGCAGCCGGAGTCCGTGCCTGCCGACGAGTATCCGTTTTATGACCTCGCCGTCGAGGCAAAGTTCCTGACCTCTCGTACCAGACTGGTCATCATCGAACGCATGACGTCCACCCGTCTGCATCCGGAGGAGCCGCAGTTGCCGACGGTGGCCTGGTTTGCCGAGCAGGGATTTTTCGATGGCCGGTTGCCTCAGGATCTCATTCGGGATTTCGTGGCGAAGGCTCAGCGGCCGGCTCGATTGGATGCCCGTTTTACCTTCGGGGTACGCTACCGGTTCGTGTCCGGCGAAGGGGTGCCGGAGACTGAAGCTGCTGTCCCGGTTGTTCCCGCTGCTTGGCCTATTGAGGAGGATGGTGACGAGGATGCTCTCGAGACCCTCGACCGGCTGGCCTTCTCCCGTGTGGGACTGACATTGCGGGGCGACCAGGCCTTGCTCTATGTGGCGAATCAGCGGCCTAATGCGACCGGTGCCGGATTTTTGTTCTGGTTCGTGCGCCGACAGGGGCGTTGGGAGATTTACGATACGGACGTGTTGTGGGTTGCGCAGCCGGACCAGAATCCTTCAGGCCGTCGATAGCAGGGGGGCAGGTGCGTCGTGGTACTCGTTTGGTTCACTGAGGAGTGTGCATGATTCGCAAGACCTTTTCCGTTCCGCCGCTCGGTTGTAACTGTTCGATCATCGGAGATCCGATCACGAAACAAGCGATTGTGGTCGATCCGGGCGGGGCACCCGAGCGCATTCTGCAGGAAGTCCGCGCGATGGGGTTGACGGTGGTGAGCATTGTGCACACCCATGCGCATTTCGATCACTTTCTCGCATCGGGAGCGATGAAGCAGGCGACCGGCGCCGCACTCTGCCTGCATCCCGATGATCGTCCTCTGTGGGACATTCTGGAGATGCAGTGCCGCATGTTCGGCGTGCCCTATGTCCCGGCGCCACCGCCGGACTATTGGTTGAAGGATGAGGAGCGGTTGGCGATCGGCGAGTTGGAAGGGATCGCGTTGCACACGCCCGGGCATACCCCCGGTTCCATGTGTTTTCACTTTCCTGCTGCGAAGCTGGTGGTGGCCGGTGACACCTTGTTTCGCGGATCCATCGGCCGCACCGATCTCTGGGGCGGAGATTTTGATGTCATCGAACAGTCGATCCGGGAACGACTGTATACGCTCGACGAACAGACTGCCGTGGTCACCGGGCACGGGCCCGAGACGGAGATTGGCCGGGAGCGGGAGACCAATTCCTTTGTGCGAGCCTAGCAGGATGCGGAAAAAGTCCGTCCAGCGGCGTTCTCGCTTCGTTCAGAGGATCACCGGACGGCGCAGAGTACGATTCACCTCTTCGCTCGCTGCGGCCTCGCTGGACGGCCTTTTTGCGCATCCTGCTGGCGATTCTGACGCTGCCATGGCATGCGAGCTGTCCGGGATGTATTACGCAAGAATTGACTTTTCCACAGTTTGGTAGCAGCGGGGGCTCATAGCAGCTTCCATGTGAACCACAGGAGGGAACCATGAGCGCGACGACACGATTTTGGTTGGTGTTTCCGCTCCTCTCACTGGTGCTGGCGTTGTCCGTTTCCGATCCCCAAGCCCGTGCCGGCGAGGCCGGCAGTTCTCCCAATGTGACCATCAGCGATGTGCGTGTGCGGCTCTCCGATCACGGCCCCGTGGTCCTGCTCTCGGCGGACGGCAAAACCATTCCCGTCTTTGTCGATCACACGGTTGCCGCCTCCATTCAAGCGGCCTTGACCGGTGAGAAATTGCCCCGCCCGCTTTCCCACGACCTGATGCATACCATTCTCGAGTCGCTCGGTGGTCGTGTGGTCCGGACCGTGATTACCCTCAAAGCGGGAACGTATTACGGAAGTTTGACTGTGGCGTTCCAGGGGCAGGAAAAGGTCTTCGACAGCCGGTCCTCAGACTCCATTGCCTTGGCGATTCACTTCCAGGCGCCCATTCTCGTGGGACGAGATATGTTGGATGCGGTCGGCACGTCGATAGGGGAACCCAAGCCGGAAGCCCTGTAGCGTCGCGAAGCCTGCCTGCACGATGTGCGCAGTTCGCCCTGCTCTTCGCTAGACCCTTCCTGCCAAGAAACGGGCAGTGCTGGCGTTTTACGGGCTTCTGGCCTATCGTACGAGTGATGCGAAGCACCGTCTGTCGACGGGCACGGAGGCCGAATTCACAATGAAGAATCAACGCAAGCATGAACGTGTTCACGTTCAGTTTCGCAGTCATTTTTCGATGAAGGGGAAGATGCTGGCCGGAGACGGGGATCTGACCGACCTGTCTCCCGGCGGCTGTCGTATTCTCAGCTCGGTGCAGGTTCTGGTCGGCGCCGAGGTGGAGCTGTGCATTTTCCCGGGGGACAGTGCCAACCCCATTCTCATCGATGGGGCCACCGTGCGCTGGTGTCAGCCGAACGAATTCGGTCTCTCGTTTACGAAGATCCGAGTGCCTGTGCAGCGCCAACTGACCGATGTCTGGCGCAAACTCGCCAAACCCGCCTAGCAGGCTGTCTTTCCAGCGGGCGTCCTCGCCGGCGCCACGATCACTTAGATCTTCATGGCGTCGCGCACTTCGGCCATGGTCTGGGATGAGACGGCCGTGGCGCGGCGGCGCCCGTCTTCGGCGATCTCGTCCAGGCGCGACGGATGCTGGGTAAGGGTGGCGCGGGCGTCCCACATCGGTGCCAGGCGCTCCACCACCCGATCGGCCACCAGCTTCTTGCAATCGATGCAACCGATAGCCGCCTTGCGACAGTCTTGGTTGACCTGCTCGATCACCGGCAGCGGTGAGAAAATCTTGTGAAAGTCGTAGACGGGGCAGACATCCGGGTTGCCGGGGTCGTGGCGTCGCACCCGCGCCGGATCGGTGATCATGGTCTTGATTTTCTGCCGGACGACGGGTTCCTGATCGGAGAGGTTGATGGCGTTGCCGTAGCTCTTGCTCATCTTGCGCCCGTCGGTGCCCAGGACCTTCGCAAACTTGGTGAGGTGTTCCTGCGGGTCTGGAAACACCGGACGATAAAGGCTGTTGAAACGGCGCGCGAGTTCGCGAGTGAGTTCGAGGTGCGGCAACTGGTCTTTGCCGACCGGCACGAAATCGGGCTTGTAGAGGAGGATGTCCGCGGCCTGCAGGACCGGGTAGCCCAGAAAGCCGTAGGTGCTCAGGTCGCGCTCCTTGATCTCTTCCTGTTTCTCCTTGTAGGTCGGGTTTCGTTCCAGCCAGGAGACCGGAATGATCATGGAAAACAACAGATGGAGAATGGCATGGTCCGGCACCTGGGACTGGACGAAAACGGTGGCGCGCTTCGGGTCGATCCCGGCTGCCAGCCAATCGATCAGCAGTTCCCGCACATATTCTTTGATGCGGCTGGTGTCGGCGTAGTTGGAGGATAAGGCATGCCAGTCCGCCACGAAGAAGAAGCACTCGTACTGCTCCTGCAGCGC from Nitrospira sp. ND1 includes the following:
- a CDS encoding SUMF1/EgtB/PvdO family nonheme iron enzyme; this translates as MPARSVLPGMASIPRYVGLAILFLISAWSSPSFPAANRAPSPPPSAELAKHLTSIAKLTTGSPTIRIPEGPFLLGSVRVDDDPYGMGTQFDDTELPQHRVWMDAYEIDRDEISLGEYLSYLFAHKLHPSKDLQHLIWHVITVHSVTDETLAQWPALYVTWKEADSLCRSLGKRLPTEAEWEKAARGPDGNRFPWGDTLPDSTLAMFGQHHVHEIPILAPVSSGEAGKSYYGVHHMAGNVAEWVNDWFGFDYYAYMPERNPPGPTSGRYKSLRGGSWKSRPIMLRTATRSGAPADQRSATVGFRCAKSVPPSAAP
- a CDS encoding DUF5069 domain-containing protein, translated to MTQPAYPRSPKVLLGGIAHLGRFIDKVRLRHAGKIQDYNYITVGFDKYLIDFLQIDPKAFEQQVLAGGSDESLLAWVKTHGRKHSEQEIAEWSKGILTGGPKDDAARQRYQGRLQDIATKRGVPVTALPPATTWVHAIELDEGRM
- a CDS encoding bifunctional nuclease family protein, whose protein sequence is MSATTRFWLVFPLLSLVLALSVSDPQARAGEAGSSPNVTISDVRVRLSDHGPVVLLSADGKTIPVFVDHTVAASIQAALTGEKLPRPLSHDLMHTILESLGGRVVRTVITLKAGTYYGSLTVAFQGQEKVFDSRSSDSIALAIHFQAPILVGRDMLDAVGTSIGEPKPEAL
- a CDS encoding PilZ domain-containing protein codes for the protein MKNQRKHERVHVQFRSHFSMKGKMLAGDGDLTDLSPGGCRILSSVQVLVGAEVELCIFPGDSANPILIDGATVRWCQPNEFGLSFTKIRVPVQRQLTDVWRKLAKPA
- a CDS encoding MBL fold metallo-hydrolase; translated protein: MIRKTFSVPPLGCNCSIIGDPITKQAIVVDPGGAPERILQEVRAMGLTVVSIVHTHAHFDHFLASGAMKQATGAALCLHPDDRPLWDILEMQCRMFGVPYVPAPPPDYWLKDEERLAIGELEGIALHTPGHTPGSMCFHFPAAKLVVAGDTLFRGSIGRTDLWGGDFDVIEQSIRERLYTLDEQTAVVTGHGPETEIGRERETNSFVRA
- the trpS gene encoding tryptophan--tRNA ligase, whose translation is MTTGQKRVLSGMQPSGLLHLGNWLGALENWNALQEQYECFFFVADWHALSSNYADTSRIKEYVRELLIDWLAAGIDPKRATVFVQSQVPDHAILHLLFSMIIPVSWLERNPTYKEKQEEIKERDLSTYGFLGYPVLQAADILLYKPDFVPVGKDQLPHLELTRELARRFNSLYRPVFPDPQEHLTKFAKVLGTDGRKMSKSYGNAINLSDQEPVVRQKIKTMITDPARVRRHDPGNPDVCPVYDFHKIFSPLPVIEQVNQDCRKAAIGCIDCKKLVADRVVERLAPMWDARATLTQHPSRLDEIAEDGRRRATAVSSQTMAEVRDAMKI
- a CDS encoding DEAD/DEAH box helicase, whose product is METIDELTAFLTTATVDGILGRLLYRGAAWSLMRAEGKLPPNAPPLGGAIDTDLAEHGFALLRGAMALRAQAGASELTSKAFERAANAFEALVRNADPEAPDRGFRRTIAACAYHLAGFSAVAYSLFNETAGDLNTSPGEKAIRHLILRDLDQLRGFVRGWLDDEAHGDEQIAQALRGEEPDVDEVLSTILNTTICRALLFFDFALETGEYQPIESARALLATAVSLADNAGNVPLWWISNLCRHLIDDLWQHSLHQNLPTEPPKGTEETYPDLRRLFISSLYARKTSEVELWPSQREAARRSTDVTDDLVVALPTSAGKTRVAEIAALMTLSYARRVLIVTPLRALSAQAERSFRKTFAPLGFKVSSLYGASGLSAGDEDALRICEIIIATPEKLDFALRSDPSLIDNVGLIVLDEGHMIGPSEREIRYETLVQRLLRRSDAAERRIVCLSAILPSGDELDDLTAWIRADEPGEPVRSGWRPTRQRFGALTWRGKDALLQFDLDDDGPFLDRFVVEKPALGTERKPYPRANSHLALFAAWEFARQGKRTLIFSTQANWVEGYGKQVVDLCKRGYLDSLLDDKMSIARALEVGKEWLGEDHPAVASLKAGVAIHHGRLPSPFLRELEILLSEGVLKVIVASPTLSQGLNLNAAVLLVPALHRSSKKIKGEEFANVAGRAGRAFVDVEGLIVHVMFDKIRWRKKEWRGLVASAKARTLKSGLIQIVAEILNRLTREGVLDREDAWEYLANSREAWRSPDEEAVVADRLTPAVEYSAEDDAEEGSSGDEEDSIDERPLSHLVERLDSTVFGLIEALDADRADLPKLLDEALKGSLWARQIAREEEDVAPLHRKVLGARADLIWRTTIAQARRGHFAMGVGLEAGLTIDAMADELAELVDRADAAALGGDVDELAHALSSLGERLLFMRPFIPDKANALPENWKAILRSWVSGEEVSKIGQQNMRSVEESFTYRLVWALEAVRTRRMSLGWSPETVAGGAAAAIETGVPQFMMAMLIRAGLPSRRAAMAAIENAKPVFVTPAEMRAWLESDEITAYTDAGGWPTADTAALWARFRTEALNVGIQKWSVEHYKRLLDAEAPPPSGLYRIVTDEGDGRTWLTTPDYQPVAAFKKPAVDPKPSLFSGRLPEKGRLVEALRVGRGKLSWPRADP